In a genomic window of Corynebacterium lizhenjunii:
- a CDS encoding glycogen/starch/alpha-glucan phosphorylase, with amino-acid sequence MSSAASSRPASAGTTPTTTPTSHSAFSAAIPGHVRAASGVGPQAASNRKFWSGLAATVVDTIAERWEATRRTYAATRQQHYFSAEFLQGRALLNNLTNLDLVDDAVAGARAGGRELADVLEAEHDAALGNGGLGRLAACFLDSAVTQDYPVTGYGLLYRYGLFRQSFDNGHQKEEPDSWMENGYDFVIRRATDQRRVHFDDLDVRAIPYDMPITGYGTDNVGTLRLWKSEPIEEFDYDAFNSQRFTDAIVERERVMDICRVLYPNDTTYEGKVLRVRQQYFFVSASLQQMIDNYLAHHGKDLRGFAAYNSIQLNDTHPVLAIPELMRLLMDVHGLGWEDSWAVVRETFAYTNHTVLAEALESWEVSIFQKLFWRIWEIVEEIDRRFRLEMAERGLDQGRIDYMAPVSGGQVHMAWIACYAAYSINGVAALHTEIIKAETLSQWHELWPEKFNNKTNGVTPRRWLKMCNPRLAQLLTQLSGSDEWVTDLTSLSELAHLADDEQVLDDLMALKHRNKQDFAAWIKDYQGAEVNPDSIFDVQIKRLHEYKRQLLNALYILDLYFRIKEDGEEVPARTFIFGAKAAPGYVRAKEIIKLINTIAELVNNDPATKDIIRVVFVENYNVSPAERIIPAADVSEQISVAGKEASGTSNMKFMMNGALTLGTMDGANVEIVDAVGEDNAYIFGARVEQLPQLRADYNPGHLYDTVPGLARVLDALTSGLLGHENTGIFGDVRSSLLDGQGEHAQDQYYVLGDFAAYREARDRMAQDYVDDPRGWARKAWLNICYSGRFSSDRTIADYARDVWKIEPAPIAGASSTR; translated from the coding sequence ATGTCATCTGCAGCTTCTTCCCGCCCAGCCTCTGCTGGAACAACGCCTACAACAACGCCTACATCGCATTCGGCGTTTAGCGCCGCCATCCCCGGCCACGTCCGCGCCGCTAGTGGCGTTGGCCCTCAGGCAGCCAGCAATCGCAAGTTCTGGTCCGGCCTGGCTGCCACCGTGGTGGACACCATCGCCGAGCGCTGGGAGGCTACTCGCCGCACCTACGCCGCCACCCGGCAGCAGCACTATTTTTCCGCCGAGTTCCTCCAAGGCCGCGCGCTGCTCAATAACCTAACCAACTTGGACCTGGTTGATGATGCCGTTGCGGGTGCCCGCGCCGGTGGCCGCGAGCTGGCCGATGTCCTCGAAGCCGAACACGACGCCGCACTGGGCAATGGCGGCCTGGGCCGCCTAGCGGCGTGCTTCCTGGATTCGGCCGTGACCCAGGACTACCCTGTCACCGGCTACGGCCTGCTCTACCGCTATGGACTCTTCCGCCAGTCCTTCGACAACGGCCACCAAAAGGAAGAACCGGACTCCTGGATGGAAAACGGCTATGACTTTGTCATCCGCCGCGCCACGGACCAGCGCCGGGTACACTTCGATGACCTGGATGTCCGGGCTATCCCCTACGATATGCCAATTACTGGCTATGGCACCGATAACGTGGGCACGCTGCGCCTGTGGAAGTCGGAGCCCATCGAGGAGTTTGATTATGATGCCTTCAACTCGCAACGCTTCACCGACGCCATCGTCGAGCGCGAGCGAGTCATGGACATCTGCCGCGTGCTCTACCCGAACGACACCACCTATGAGGGCAAAGTGTTGCGCGTGCGCCAGCAATACTTCTTCGTGTCCGCCTCCCTGCAGCAGATGATCGACAACTATCTGGCCCACCACGGCAAGGATCTGCGCGGCTTTGCCGCCTATAACTCCATTCAGCTCAATGACACCCACCCGGTGCTGGCCATCCCGGAGCTCATGCGCTTGCTCATGGACGTCCACGGACTGGGCTGGGAGGACTCCTGGGCAGTGGTGCGGGAGACCTTTGCCTACACCAACCACACCGTGCTTGCCGAGGCCCTGGAAAGCTGGGAGGTTTCCATTTTCCAGAAGCTCTTCTGGCGTATTTGGGAGATTGTGGAAGAAATCGACCGGCGTTTCCGCCTGGAGATGGCCGAACGTGGACTGGACCAGGGCCGGATTGACTACATGGCACCGGTCTCCGGCGGGCAGGTACACATGGCGTGGATTGCCTGCTATGCGGCATACTCCATCAATGGCGTGGCGGCGCTGCACACGGAGATTATCAAGGCGGAAACCCTCTCCCAGTGGCATGAACTCTGGCCGGAGAAGTTCAACAACAAGACCAACGGTGTCACGCCGCGGCGCTGGTTGAAGATGTGCAACCCCCGCCTGGCGCAGCTGCTGACACAGCTTTCCGGCTCCGATGAGTGGGTCACCGACCTGACCTCTTTAAGCGAGCTGGCGCACTTGGCAGACGATGAGCAGGTGCTCGATGACCTGATGGCGCTCAAGCACCGCAACAAGCAGGACTTTGCCGCCTGGATTAAGGACTACCAGGGCGCTGAGGTCAATCCTGATTCCATCTTCGACGTGCAAATCAAGCGCCTGCACGAGTACAAGCGGCAATTGCTCAATGCCCTCTACATCCTGGATCTGTACTTCCGCATTAAAGAAGATGGCGAGGAGGTGCCGGCCCGCACCTTCATCTTTGGCGCGAAGGCGGCGCCGGGTTATGTGCGCGCTAAGGAGATAATCAAGCTCATCAACACCATCGCCGAACTGGTGAACAATGACCCCGCCACCAAGGACATCATCCGGGTGGTCTTTGTGGAAAACTACAATGTCTCCCCTGCGGAGCGCATTATTCCCGCCGCTGACGTCTCCGAGCAGATCTCTGTCGCGGGCAAGGAGGCCTCCGGCACGTCCAACATGAAATTCATGATGAACGGCGCGCTGACCCTGGGAACCATGGATGGCGCCAACGTAGAGATTGTCGATGCCGTTGGCGAGGACAACGCCTATATCTTCGGCGCCCGCGTAGAGCAGCTGCCCCAGTTGCGCGCCGACTACAACCCCGGCCACCTCTATGACACCGTGCCTGGTTTAGCGCGCGTCCTCGATGCCCTCACCAGCGGGTTGCTGGGGCACGAAAACACTGGCATCTTCGGGGATGTGCGCTCCAGCTTGCTAGACGGCCAGGGCGAACACGCCCAAGACCAGTACTACGTCCTGGGTGATTTCGCCGCCTACCGCGAAGCGCGCGACCGCATGGCGCAGGACTACGTGGACGACCCCCGCGGCTGGGCGCGCAAGGCGTGGCTCAATATCTGCTACTCCGGGCGCTTTTCTTCCGATCGCACCATCGCTGACTACGCCCGCGACGTCTGGAAGATAGAACCCGCCCCCATCGCGGGCGCAAGCTCCACCCGCTAG
- the pyk gene encoding pyruvate kinase, protein MDRRTKIVCTLGPAVASQEGILRLVQDGMDVARLNMSHGDHVDHERNYAWVREATDATGRAVGVLADLQGPKIRLGRFINTQEFWAEGEIVRITVEDVEGTHDRVSTTYKNLAQDAKPGDRLLIDDGKVAVVCKEVDGPDVVCEVVEGGPVSNNKGVSLPGMDISVPALSDKDIADLRFALKLGVDMVALSFVRSPADVDLVHAIMDEEGRRVPVIAKLEKPEAVDALESIVLAFDAIMIARGDLGVEVPLEQVPLFQKRAIQIARENAKPVIVATQMLDSMITNLRPTRAEASDVANAVVDGADAVMLSGETSVGIDPHNVVRTMARIVRSAESGGQVPPLSHVPRTKRGVVSYSARDIAERLNAKAIVAFTSSGDTAKRVARLHSRLPLLAFTPFPAVRSQLALTWGAQTFLSPDVDSTDDMIRAVDEALLSMEEYDEGDLIVLIAGTPPGISGNTNMVQVHTLGQTQRPSA, encoded by the coding sequence CTGGACAGAAGAACGAAGATTGTGTGCACCCTGGGCCCGGCGGTGGCTAGCCAGGAGGGCATCTTGCGCTTGGTGCAAGACGGCATGGATGTGGCGCGTTTGAATATGTCGCACGGCGACCACGTGGACCACGAGCGCAACTATGCCTGGGTGCGCGAGGCAACTGATGCAACTGGCCGCGCCGTGGGCGTTTTGGCTGACTTGCAGGGGCCGAAGATTCGTTTGGGGCGCTTTATTAATACGCAGGAGTTCTGGGCGGAAGGCGAGATTGTGCGCATTACCGTCGAGGACGTCGAGGGCACCCATGACCGGGTTTCTACTACCTATAAGAACCTCGCCCAGGATGCTAAGCCGGGAGATCGCCTTCTCATCGACGATGGCAAGGTGGCCGTGGTGTGCAAGGAAGTAGACGGCCCTGATGTGGTCTGTGAGGTCGTTGAAGGCGGCCCGGTGTCCAATAACAAGGGCGTTTCTTTGCCGGGGATGGATATTTCGGTCCCGGCGCTATCGGATAAGGACATCGCGGATTTGCGCTTTGCGCTCAAGCTGGGCGTGGACATGGTGGCGCTGTCCTTCGTGCGTTCCCCCGCGGATGTGGATTTGGTGCACGCCATTATGGATGAGGAAGGCCGCCGCGTTCCGGTTATTGCGAAGCTGGAAAAGCCTGAGGCTGTAGACGCGCTGGAGTCGATTGTGTTGGCTTTCGATGCCATTATGATCGCCCGCGGCGACTTGGGTGTTGAGGTGCCGCTGGAGCAGGTGCCGCTGTTCCAGAAGCGCGCTATTCAGATTGCGCGTGAAAACGCCAAGCCGGTGATTGTGGCCACCCAGATGTTGGACTCCATGATCACTAACTTGCGTCCGACTCGTGCGGAGGCATCCGATGTGGCCAATGCCGTGGTTGACGGCGCGGACGCAGTCATGCTGTCTGGGGAGACTTCCGTGGGCATTGACCCGCACAACGTGGTACGAACCATGGCCCGTATTGTGCGCAGCGCTGAATCCGGCGGACAGGTCCCGCCCTTGTCGCACGTGCCGCGCACCAAGCGCGGTGTGGTGTCGTATTCCGCGCGCGATATTGCCGAGCGCCTCAATGCCAAGGCCATCGTGGCGTTTACGTCTTCTGGCGATACCGCCAAGCGCGTCGCACGCCTGCACTCGCGCCTGCCGCTGCTGGCGTTTACGCCTTTCCCTGCAGTGCGTTCTCAGTTGGCGCTGACCTGGGGCGCGCAGACCTTCTTGAGCCCGGATGTTGATTCCACGGATGATATGATCCGGGCCGTGGACGAGGCCCTGCTGAGCATGGAGGAATACGACGAGGGCGACTTGATTGTCCTCATCGCCGGTACTCCGCCGGGAATCTCCGGCAACACGAACATGGTGCAGGTTCATACCCTGGGCCAGACGCAGCGCCCTAGCGCCTAG
- the lgt gene encoding prolipoprotein diacylglyceryl transferase produces the protein MQIYHLANIPSPPQGVWHLGPVPIRAYALCIVVGIIFALWLTLRRYRAMGGNPDTVWDAAIVIIPAGIIGGRAYHVLTDYDKYFCAECHPVDVFKVSNGGLGIWGAVALGLLAMWVLFRIKGVPLGPFADAVAPGLVAAQAIGRLGNWFNQELYGRETTVPWALDIYYRVDEAGRFAPMTGRSTGEVVASVHPTFLYELLWNLAVCGFLLWAHKRWSLGHGRVFALYVVAYTAGRFVVENLRADEATMVFDMRINVLVAVVLCAVALVVFFRLPRGQESPAEVDPKFAARAGA, from the coding sequence GTGCAGATTTATCACCTGGCTAATATCCCTTCCCCGCCGCAGGGCGTGTGGCATCTTGGTCCCGTGCCTATTCGGGCGTATGCGCTGTGCATTGTTGTGGGCATTATCTTTGCGCTGTGGCTGACGTTGCGGCGTTATCGCGCGATGGGCGGCAACCCGGACACGGTGTGGGATGCTGCGATTGTGATTATCCCTGCGGGGATTATTGGCGGGCGGGCCTACCATGTGCTCACAGACTATGACAAGTACTTTTGCGCCGAGTGTCATCCGGTGGATGTGTTCAAGGTGAGTAATGGTGGGCTGGGCATTTGGGGCGCGGTTGCGCTGGGATTGTTGGCCATGTGGGTGTTGTTCAGGATTAAGGGCGTGCCGCTGGGCCCGTTTGCCGATGCCGTCGCGCCCGGCCTGGTGGCCGCGCAGGCGATTGGCCGCCTGGGCAACTGGTTTAACCAGGAGCTTTATGGCCGCGAGACCACGGTGCCGTGGGCCTTGGACATCTATTATCGTGTGGATGAGGCCGGCCGATTTGCTCCCATGACGGGGCGGTCCACGGGGGAGGTTGTTGCCAGCGTGCACCCCACGTTCTTGTATGAGCTGCTGTGGAACCTGGCGGTGTGTGGGTTCCTCTTGTGGGCGCATAAGCGGTGGTCGTTGGGTCATGGCCGGGTTTTTGCCCTGTACGTGGTGGCGTATACGGCGGGGCGTTTTGTGGTGGAGAATCTGCGTGCCGATGAGGCCACGATGGTCTTCGACATGCGCATTAACGTCCTGGTAGCGGTGGTGTTGTGTGCGGTGGCGTTGGTGGTGTTCTTCCGGTTGCCGCGCGGCCAGGAGTCTCCGGCTGAGGTTGACCCGAAGTTTGCCGCCCGGGCGGGTGCTTAG
- a CDS encoding indole-3-glycerol phosphate synthase TrpC — protein sequence MNTQPRAPRSILVDRIVAGVREDVAAREALVSFADIKARSRSSPPPRDALAALLAPGCSVIAELKRAVPYRGEITGWGSPQEWGRFAQQLEDVGVGLLAVQTQPRRFRGSMVDMAVARAATNLPMMCRDIIVDPYQIHEARCYGADIVPLQVELLDHARLVSLLDRIESLGMTALLEVRTPKEADRALGAGASVIGINAWSLASDELYRHVFGRIVPGLPETCVRIAAGGVESSRNVFDYASQGADAVLVGESILTATDPLGSARRLVATGRHPSCPSRKQG from the coding sequence ATGAACACGCAGCCTCGGGCACCCCGGTCAATCCTGGTAGACAGGATTGTTGCTGGCGTGCGTGAGGACGTCGCGGCGCGGGAGGCACTGGTCAGCTTCGCGGACATCAAGGCGCGTTCGCGCTCCTCCCCGCCACCCCGTGACGCGCTGGCGGCCTTGCTGGCCCCGGGGTGCTCGGTTATTGCGGAGCTCAAGCGGGCAGTGCCGTACCGTGGGGAAATTACCGGTTGGGGCTCCCCGCAGGAGTGGGGGAGGTTTGCCCAGCAGCTAGAAGATGTGGGTGTGGGGTTGTTGGCAGTGCAGACTCAGCCGCGGCGGTTTCGGGGCTCAATGGTGGACATGGCGGTGGCACGGGCGGCGACGAATCTGCCCATGATGTGCCGGGACATCATTGTGGACCCCTATCAGATTCACGAGGCCCGCTGCTACGGCGCCGATATCGTCCCCCTGCAAGTCGAGCTATTGGACCATGCGCGGCTGGTTTCGCTGCTGGATAGGATTGAGTCGCTGGGAATGACTGCGCTGTTGGAGGTGCGTACCCCGAAGGAGGCGGACCGGGCGCTAGGAGCGGGGGCGTCGGTGATTGGGATTAACGCGTGGTCTTTGGCTTCGGATGAGTTGTATCGGCATGTGTTTGGTCGTATTGTGCCGGGGTTGCCGGAGACGTGCGTGCGCATAGCTGCCGGTGGGGTGGAGAGTTCCCGCAATGTTTTTGATTATGCCTCGCAGGGGGCGGATGCTGTGCTGGTGGGCGAGTCTATTTTGACCGCCACGGATCCTTTGGGTTCGGCGCGTCGGTTGGTCGCCACGGGGAGGCATCCGTCGTGCCCGTCACGTAAGCAGGGGTAA
- a CDS encoding HNH endonuclease signature motif containing protein — translation MNFETLLAGQGPVIDALAGFAGHSVEDLTANGLCPFVARKYVTLYNTYYGQTSFTGLQYKALTAARTQGHSAEALDFIESKTRRVADKLAKWKLRVKLCKTPAAQIEAVAREQLKKLAKPREVKEGVKLTHHANGLATLKATGKSVDIMDVHAVVDPQDQVESFLAAFRGTGAGKQRYIPIIPIYIDQICEFVDRMHNPGRYPTDADIRVRASNGAILTGKDLLERLCLDYGFIAALSREHGPLDLYRYSRTANSKQRLLLLAEGAECSWVGCHLPFDKCQIHHIHPWNQGGQTNMSNLTPLCPHHNGANEDHPPDGIPITRGRIVRMGTGVGWQAPGGAPPTQTRPIAAPPSATPTDSPPQAHHQATPPPQAQHQAPPPPEAHHQATPPPEAHHQATPPPES, via the coding sequence ATGAACTTCGAGACACTACTTGCGGGCCAAGGCCCCGTCATCGACGCACTAGCTGGTTTCGCCGGCCACAGCGTCGAAGACCTCACGGCAAACGGGCTGTGCCCGTTTGTCGCACGCAAGTACGTCACGCTGTATAACACCTACTACGGACAGACCTCATTTACCGGCTTGCAATACAAAGCCCTAACCGCTGCCCGCACCCAAGGGCATTCTGCTGAAGCCTTAGACTTCATCGAGTCCAAAACCAGGCGAGTTGCCGACAAGCTCGCCAAATGGAAACTACGCGTCAAACTCTGCAAGACGCCTGCCGCACAAATCGAGGCCGTTGCCCGGGAACAGCTAAAGAAACTAGCCAAGCCGCGCGAGGTTAAAGAAGGCGTAAAACTCACCCACCACGCCAATGGGCTAGCCACGCTCAAAGCCACAGGCAAATCTGTCGACATTATGGATGTCCACGCTGTGGTAGACCCGCAAGACCAAGTAGAAAGCTTCCTGGCAGCCTTTAGGGGCACAGGGGCTGGCAAACAACGCTACATCCCGATCATTCCCATCTACATTGATCAGATTTGTGAGTTCGTCGACCGGATGCACAACCCCGGCCGCTATCCCACCGATGCCGATATCCGCGTCCGCGCCTCCAACGGCGCCATCCTCACCGGCAAAGACCTCCTGGAACGCCTGTGTCTGGACTATGGGTTTATCGCAGCCCTCTCCCGCGAACACGGCCCATTGGACTTGTACCGCTACTCGCGTACCGCTAACTCTAAGCAACGCCTCTTGCTACTCGCCGAGGGTGCAGAATGCTCCTGGGTGGGCTGTCACTTGCCGTTTGATAAGTGCCAGATCCACCACATCCACCCCTGGAACCAAGGTGGTCAAACCAATATGTCGAATCTGACCCCGTTGTGTCCGCATCATAACGGTGCTAATGAGGACCACCCACCAGATGGCATCCCGATAACCCGAGGCCGGATAGTACGAATGGGTACCGGGGTCGGATGGCAAGCACCCGGTGGCGCCCCACCAACACAAACCCGACCCATAGCGGCACCGCCATCAGCCACACCCACCGACTCCCCACCGCAAGCCCATCACCAAGCAACACCACCACCGCAAGCCCAACACCAGGCACCACCGCCACCGGAAGCCCATCACCAGGCAACACCGCCACCGGAAGCCCACCACCAGGCAACACCGCCACCGGAAAGCTAG
- a CDS encoding IS3 family transposase (programmed frameshift): MGTMRFDQETKDRALRLYYEAVAEEGATKIGARRKIGGMLDINPATLNNWILKAEKEAAASSLAAEQDKDAEIARLRKEVKQLTEANEILRLASGFFRPGGARPQTKIVVEFLHAHRHLYSIERMCQVLNEHQYQISPATYYRYQARNFGPTDAELDEAYEANRLYDLWVANRRVYGRRKLWKAAKRAGWDIGREKVNRLMTLLGISGVLRRKSTRTTVANPNNPRFADHCKRAWESVERPDQWWVADFTYVYTKQGFCYVAFVTDVYSRRILGYSVAESKTTEFILSALRQAISLRSREDPNFSPVGVIHHSDAGSQYTSAELRGLIAREGMTGSIGTVGDAYDNGLMESTIGLYKSEEIDFEGRKWSNWQEVEAATASWVSWYNTDRLHGSIDYIPPKEHEMWYRLTNPNREQSEAQAA; this comes from the exons ATGGGCACTATGAGGTTTGATCAAGAGACCAAGGACCGTGCGCTGCGCTTGTACTACGAGGCGGTTGCCGAGGAGGGCGCGACGAAGATTGGGGCGCGCCGCAAGATCGGTGGGATGCTGGATATCAACCCGGCGACACTGAATAACTGGATCCTGAAAGCCGAGAAGGAAGCAGCGGCTTCCTCGCTTGCTGCCGAGCAGGACAAGGACGCCGAGATTGCCCGGTTGCGCAAGGAAGTCAAGCAGCTGACAGAGGCCAACGAGATCTTGAGGTTGGCCTCGG GCTTTTTTCGCCCAGGCGGAGCTCGACCGCAAACAAAAATAGTCGTGGAGTTTCTCCATGCTCACCGGCACCTTTATTCCATCGAGCGGATGTGCCAGGTCCTCAACGAGCATCAGTACCAGATTTCTCCTGCTACCTATTACCGGTATCAGGCACGAAATTTCGGTCCTACCGATGCCGAGCTTGACGAAGCATACGAGGCAAACCGGCTCTACGACCTGTGGGTTGCTAATCGGCGGGTCTACGGGCGTCGCAAGCTGTGGAAGGCAGCCAAGCGGGCTGGATGGGACATTGGTCGGGAGAAAGTCAATCGCTTGATGACCCTGTTGGGCATTAGTGGTGTGCTGCGGCGTAAATCCACGCGCACGACAGTGGCCAACCCGAACAATCCCCGGTTTGCCGATCACTGCAAACGAGCCTGGGAAAGCGTAGAACGCCCGGATCAGTGGTGGGTGGCAGATTTTACCTATGTCTACACCAAGCAGGGCTTTTGCTACGTTGCGTTTGTCACCGACGTGTATTCGCGCAGGATACTGGGCTATAGCGTTGCCGAGTCAAAGACCACTGAGTTTATCCTCAGCGCGCTGCGCCAAGCTATTAGCCTTCGCAGCCGCGAAGACCCAAACTTTAGCCCGGTAGGAGTCATCCATCATTCGGATGCAGGCTCGCAGTACACCAGTGCCGAGCTGCGCGGGCTCATAGCCCGGGAAGGAATGACTGGTTCTATCGGAACTGTCGGCGATGCCTACGACAACGGGCTTATGGAGTCCACCATTGGCCTGTATAAGAGTGAGGAGATTGATTTCGAAGGCCGTAAGTGGAGCAACTGGCAGGAAGTCGAAGCAGCCACCGCGAGCTGGGTGAGTTGGTACAACACCGACCGACTACACGGATCCATTGACTACATTCCACCAAAGGAACACGAAATGTGGTACCGTCTCACCAATCCCAACAGGGAGCAATCAGAAGCCCAAGCGGCTTAA
- a CDS encoding TIGR02234 family membrane protein, giving the protein MGRKYGPACMTLAALGLWAASRMTWVHATVDDDKSGTATYDLTGSTWALESTAVALLLLAGALAGLALRRGARRGIGVAVALAAAGVAWRPVALLTYGADLDRTQQLLHSAGDNTTAVGAESISSWAQVTAADATVTGPALAIAAAAVALFGAMLLAMRPGQDSARSTRYETKAVRADKLQQELRESPNSGRVLWDALDEDIDPTDPRA; this is encoded by the coding sequence ATGGGTAGAAAGTACGGGCCCGCGTGCATGACCTTGGCGGCCCTGGGGTTGTGGGCGGCCTCGCGCATGACTTGGGTGCACGCCACCGTTGACGATGACAAATCCGGCACCGCTACCTATGACCTCACCGGGAGCACCTGGGCGCTGGAGTCCACCGCAGTTGCACTGCTGTTGCTTGCCGGCGCATTGGCGGGGTTAGCGTTGCGCCGCGGGGCCCGGCGGGGCATTGGCGTCGCCGTGGCCCTGGCGGCAGCCGGCGTGGCCTGGCGCCCCGTGGCCCTGCTGACCTACGGCGCTGACCTTGACCGCACGCAGCAGCTGCTGCATTCCGCCGGGGATAACACCACCGCGGTGGGCGCAGAGTCCATTTCTAGCTGGGCGCAAGTCACTGCCGCCGATGCCACCGTGACAGGACCGGCACTGGCCATCGCAGCAGCTGCCGTGGCGTTATTCGGTGCCATGTTGCTGGCGATGCGCCCCGGCCAAGACTCTGCGCGTTCAACGCGCTATGAGACCAAAGCTGTGCGCGCCGATAAACTACAGCAGGAGCTGCGTGAAAGCCCCAACTCCGGCCGCGTGCTCTGGGACGCCCTCGACGAGGACATCGACCCCACCGACCCCCGCGCCTAG
- the hisI gene encoding phosphoribosyl-AMP cyclohydrolase, with protein MSPSIPGQPDTFELDAAIAGRLKLNDAGLLPAVVQSTEGEVLMLAWMDTHALAHTLATRQATYFSRSRNEYWIKGATSGHTQRVESVALDCDGDTILLVVTQTGGACHTGDRTCFDADILLAAETPQGSNHHG; from the coding sequence ATGAGTCCCTCCATACCCGGACAGCCGGACACCTTCGAGCTAGACGCCGCTATAGCCGGCCGCCTCAAACTCAACGACGCCGGACTGCTGCCCGCGGTGGTGCAGTCCACCGAGGGCGAAGTCCTGATGCTGGCGTGGATGGACACTCACGCTCTGGCGCACACGCTGGCCACGCGTCAGGCCACGTATTTCTCGCGCTCCCGCAACGAATACTGGATCAAGGGCGCAACCTCCGGCCACACCCAACGGGTAGAGTCTGTAGCCCTGGACTGCGATGGCGACACTATCTTGCTGGTAGTCACCCAGACCGGCGGGGCGTGCCACACCGGGGACCGCACCTGTTTTGACGCCGATATTCTGCTAGCCGCCGAGACACCGCAGGGGAGCAACCACCATGGGTAG
- the hisF gene encoding imidazole glycerol phosphate synthase subunit HisF, which yields MALAVRVIPCLDVDHGRVVKGVNFENLRDAGDPVELAQRYDQLGADELTFLDVSASKDNRGTMLDVVRRTADQVFIPLTVGGGVRSAEDVRALLRAGADKVSVNSAAIARPELLRELADVFGSQCIVLSVDARRNTEQPSGFEVTTHGGTRSAGMDAIEWARRGQELGVGEILLNSMDGDGTKQGFDLELIAAVRAAVDVPVIASGGAGAPEHFPPAIAAGADAVLAASIFHFGEVELADVKDALAAAGHEVRQ from the coding sequence ATGGCACTAGCAGTGCGCGTAATCCCTTGCCTGGACGTAGACCACGGCCGGGTGGTCAAGGGAGTCAATTTTGAGAACTTGCGCGATGCCGGCGACCCGGTGGAACTGGCGCAGCGCTACGACCAGCTTGGCGCAGACGAGCTGACCTTCCTGGATGTTAGCGCCTCCAAGGACAACAGGGGGACCATGCTCGACGTGGTGCGCCGGACTGCTGACCAGGTGTTTATTCCCCTGACCGTAGGCGGCGGGGTGCGCAGCGCGGAGGATGTCCGCGCACTGCTGCGCGCCGGGGCAGACAAGGTCTCGGTCAACTCGGCGGCCATAGCGCGCCCGGAACTGCTGCGCGAGCTTGCAGATGTCTTCGGCTCCCAATGCATCGTGCTCTCAGTTGACGCGCGCCGCAACACGGAGCAACCCTCCGGGTTTGAGGTGACCACCCATGGTGGCACCCGCTCGGCGGGCATGGATGCCATCGAGTGGGCGCGGCGCGGCCAGGAGCTGGGCGTGGGCGAAATCCTGCTCAATTCCATGGATGGCGATGGCACCAAGCAAGGCTTTGACCTGGAACTCATCGCCGCAGTGCGCGCGGCAGTGGACGTACCGGTCATCGCCTCCGGCGGGGCAGGTGCTCCCGAGCATTTCCCGCCGGCTATCGCAGCTGGCGCGGATGCCGTGCTGGCGGCGTCCATTTTCCACTTCGGCGAAGTAGAGCTGGCCGATGTCAAAGACGCCCTCGCCGCCGCCGGTCACGAGGTGCGCCAATGA
- a CDS encoding inositol monophosphatase family protein, with translation MHTPGALLAVAEAAVDEVEPLFIQGLGAPPAQQKSGGGFVTQVDWAIEQRLRTALTQFTGIAVYGEEFGGNLCQDTVWVVDPIDGTANYSAGNPLCGILVSLLHRGQPVVAVASFPLLGRRVAAAEGGVLRSHGAVAPASATTQGGVAPAGATTQGGVAAASAIRHVGCSTHLSPQNYANLLSTGLRPRMTGSVGVDTAFVAQGVFAGAVNYSAHPWDNAAGALLVRAAGGTATDPEGRQWTAASAGLVVGTPEVHATLLAALQEQSEEED, from the coding sequence ATGCACACGCCAGGTGCGCTCCTCGCTGTCGCCGAGGCGGCAGTAGACGAGGTTGAGCCCCTCTTTATCCAGGGGCTAGGGGCCCCACCGGCCCAGCAAAAAAGTGGCGGTGGGTTTGTCACCCAGGTGGATTGGGCCATCGAGCAGCGTCTGCGCACCGCGCTGACCCAATTCACCGGAATTGCCGTCTACGGTGAGGAATTCGGCGGCAACCTGTGCCAGGACACCGTGTGGGTAGTTGACCCGATCGACGGCACTGCCAACTATTCCGCCGGAAACCCCCTCTGCGGGATTCTGGTTTCACTGCTCCACCGCGGGCAGCCGGTGGTGGCGGTGGCCAGTTTTCCGCTGCTTGGCCGCCGCGTCGCTGCAGCCGAAGGAGGGGTGTTGCGCAGCCACGGCGCAGTTGCTCCCGCCAGCGCCACCACCCAGGGCGGTGTTGCTCCCGCGGGCGCCACCACCCAGGGCGGTGTTGCCGCCGCCAGCGCCATCAGGCACGTCGGCTGCTCTACCCACCTGAGCCCACAAAATTATGCCAACTTGCTGTCTACCGGCCTGCGCCCCCGCATGACCGGATCCGTGGGGGTAGACACCGCCTTCGTTGCCCAAGGTGTGTTTGCCGGGGCGGTCAACTATTCTGCCCACCCTTGGGACAATGCCGCCGGTGCCCTGCTGGTGCGTGCGGCCGGGGGCACGGCGACGGACCCGGAGGGAAGGCAGTGGACGGCGGCATCGGCAGGCTTAGTAGTGGGCACCCCTGAGGTACATGCCACCTTGCTGGCGGCCTTGCAGGAACAATCGGAAGAAGAGGACTAA